CATCATCGCTAATGATCTGGCAGATTCCGATCAATGTGTACACGATGGTCGGCGTGGGCTACGCCGAGCTCGAGGAGCGGGTGCGGCCGTGTGGACCGCTTGGCGAGTACTTGACGCAGTATCTCATTGACTTCAACGCAGAACACCAGCCGGGGCTCGAACTGCGCACCCTTGGCGACAGTCCAGCGATCGGGGTGGTCATGAACCCGAGTGGAGCGATTTGGCGGGACTACCCCCGGCCGAGATTCACCCCTGACTGCCGCATGATCGAACCACACCTCGCTTCCGCCCCGGTTCTCCTCGGTACCGGAATCCGATATCTCAGTAGCGATGTGGCCAATCGGACTGTCCGGGTCTGCGAGTCCCTAGACACGAGGTGGCTCTTGGAGGACATGTTCCACAAGCTCGCGCGGTTCGCTCGTCTCGGTGAGAAGCCGGCACGTTGATGTCCGCCCGCTCGCAGTCTCTTTTCAACGATCTTCCCGAATTGCGTTTCCACCCACCAGCAAGGAGCAACGTCATGCCTTCGTCACCGTCCGTCCAGCTGTATACCGTCAGGGACGCGATCGCGAACGACCTCACGGCCACGATCGCCCGACTCGCGGAAATCGGGTTCACCCGCGTCGAGCCGTACGCCTTCGCTGAGCGTACGGATGAGCTGGCGCGCGCATTCGCCGCGGCCGGCGTGACCGCACCCTCCGGCCATGCCACTGTCATCGATGCAGAAGACCCCGCCCTGGTCTTCGACGCTGCGGAGCAGCTCGGGATCGAGTCGGTCATCGATCCGTTCGTGCCCAGTGAGAGGTGGCAGACCGCCGATGATGCATTCCGACTCGCGGACCGCGTCAATGAACTCGCCTCGCTTGCGGGGGAGCGCAATCTCCGCTTCGGGTACCACAACCACCAGTGGGAGTTCGCGAACAAGGACCAGGGACGATCGGTCTACTCGTTCTTCGTCGAGCGGCTCTCGCCCGACGTGATCCTGGAGCTCGACACGTTCTGGTCGACCGTCGGTGGCGAGGACACGCCTGCGCTCCTGCGAGCCCTCGCTGATCGTGTGAAGTTTCTGCACGTCAAGGATGGAATCGTGAACGGCGACATCGCCACCGCCCTTCCCAGCAGCGAAAGCGCGCTCGACGTACCCGACGCTCTGGCCGCGGCGTTCAAGGAACAGACCCCCGCCGGTCAGGGCAACGTCGACGTAGCGGCGATCCTCGCCGCCGCACCGGACGCCATCCGCGTTGTCGAATTCGACGACTACGCACACGACATCTTCGAAGGTGTCGCGGAGTCGCTCGCCTGGCTGCAGGAGAACGACAAGTGAGCGGCACGGGACCCGTCGGCGTCGGCATCATCGGCGCCGGCGTCATCAGCAACACCTATCTCGAGAACATGACGAGCTTCCCCGACCTTCGGGTGCTGTTCGTCGCTGACCTCGACCTCGATAGGGCGCGCACCCAGGCGGAGGCGTACAACGTCCCATCCCACGGCACCGTAGATGAGCTGCTTGCGATCGACGAGATCGAGATCGTCGTCAATCTGACGATCCCCAGAGTTCATGTGGAGGTCGACCGGCGGATCATCGCGGCCGGAAAGAGCGTGTGGAGTGAGAAGCCGCTCGCGCTCGACCGAGACGCGGCATCGGACCTGCTTGCCGAAGCAGCGGCGGCCGGACTCCGGGTGGCCTGCGCGCCCGACACCGTCCTGGGAGCGGGGATCCAGACGGCGATGCGTGCGATCGCCCGCGGTGACATCGGTGAGCCGCTGACCGCGACGACGATGTTCCACGTTCCTGGCCCGGAGCTGTGGCACCCCAATCCTGACTTCCTGTATGCGATCGGTGCCGGTCCGCTGCTGGATATAGGGCCGTACTACCTCACGGCTCTGGTCCATGCATTCGGCGCGGTCGATCAGATATCCGCGGTGTCCTCCCGATCCCACGACCGCCGGATCATCGGCAGCGGTCCCCGGCAGGGGGAGCAGTTCCCGGTCGAGGTGCCCACCCATCACGCAGCACTGGTCAGCTTCGAATCGGGACAGTCCGCACAGACGACCTTCAGCTTCCAGAACGCGCTGTCCCGCGCGGGAATGGTGGAGATCAGTGGAACGGAGGGCACCCTGGTGCTTCCCGACCCGAACACCTTCGAGGGCGACAGCACGCTCTATCGTTTCGGCTCGGAGGTGCCGCAGGTCATCACGGCCACCGGTTCATTCCATGGCCGTGGCTCCGGCGTCGTCGACCTCGCTCGAGCCTTGCGCGGTGGGCCTACCGAAACGGCCAGCGGTACACTCGCGAGTCATGTTCTCGACACGCTCCTCGCGATCGCCGACTCCGCTGAGCGCCGTGAGGGGGTAGAGGTGACTTCAACCGTGGAGAAGCCAACGCCGTTCGCGGAGTCGTGGGATCCAGCCGAATCCACCCTCTGACCCGGTGCCATCCTCAGCGGCAAGGAATCCCCCAAAGCGTCCTTCGAATGACGGCGGCGCGACCGGGACCAAGTTCGCGAGCCCCGGCACCGTTGATGCATAGACGTATTTCAATCGAGAGCGGAGTGGTAATGACATCGCAAGCGCAGTTGCGTCGTGAAGAGGATCCGGTCTTCGAGTGGGCCCTCCCCGGGCTCCACCTGAAGTTCGACCACCGCGACGACCGGCCCGTGCGGCTCGCGCGCCTCGCGACCGCACCCGAGGCGCCATCCGCGGCCGCGCCCTGGGCGATCATCGACGTCATCACCGCCGGCGTCGAGCACCGCGCCAGCAACGACCAGGGCCTCCTCTACTCGAGTGCCGGGCAGCGGCTCCGCTACGCGGGCCACGAATCGGACGAGACCGAGCTGCGGATTCGCCAGCGCGCACCGGAGTTCGGCCTCGAGGTGCTCAGCGTCTTCCGCGTCGCTGGACCGGGCCTCCAGATCCGACACACCCTTCGCAACGTGGCCGACCGGAGTCTCGTACTGCTCTCGGTGAGCTCAGCGCTCGTGGCCGTGCCCGCCGACGGCGCGCACGACCTCTTCTGGGGCGAGAGCGAATGGCGGGCCGAGGGGCGCTGGCGACAGCGCCCATTGAGCGAGTTGCTGCCCGACATCGATCCCGTGATGCACGGTGGCCAGCACCCGCGCGGGCTCTTCTCGCTGACCAGCCATGGGAGCTGGTCGACCGGTTCGTTCCTGCCGACCGGGGTCCTCGCGGCCGAGACCGTCCCTTCGATCGCGTGGCAGGTCGAGACCAGCGCTGGCTGGCACTGGGAGGTGGCACAGGCTGGGAGCAGCGTGACGGTGGGCGTGCACGGCGCGACCGACAGGCACCACCAGT
The Agromyces albus DNA segment above includes these coding regions:
- a CDS encoding Gfo/Idh/MocA family protein: MSGTGPVGVGIIGAGVISNTYLENMTSFPDLRVLFVADLDLDRARTQAEAYNVPSHGTVDELLAIDEIEIVVNLTIPRVHVEVDRRIIAAGKSVWSEKPLALDRDAASDLLAEAAAAGLRVACAPDTVLGAGIQTAMRAIARGDIGEPLTATTMFHVPGPELWHPNPDFLYAIGAGPLLDIGPYYLTALVHAFGAVDQISAVSSRSHDRRIIGSGPRQGEQFPVEVPTHHAALVSFESGQSAQTTFSFQNALSRAGMVEISGTEGTLVLPDPNTFEGDSTLYRFGSEVPQVITATGSFHGRGSGVVDLARALRGGPTETASGTLASHVLDTLLAIADSAERREGVEVTSTVEKPTPFAESWDPAESTL
- a CDS encoding sugar phosphate isomerase/epimerase family protein, with amino-acid sequence MPSSPSVQLYTVRDAIANDLTATIARLAEIGFTRVEPYAFAERTDELARAFAAAGVTAPSGHATVIDAEDPALVFDAAEQLGIESVIDPFVPSERWQTADDAFRLADRVNELASLAGERNLRFGYHNHQWEFANKDQGRSVYSFFVERLSPDVILELDTFWSTVGGEDTPALLRALADRVKFLHVKDGIVNGDIATALPSSESALDVPDALAAAFKEQTPAGQGNVDVAAILAAAPDAIRVVEFDDYAHDIFEGVAESLAWLQENDK